One stretch of Pirellulales bacterium DNA includes these proteins:
- a CDS encoding thioredoxin family protein, with protein MSTLITALLNVSLLATSGSTTYSDAYTLATADEGRPLVVLVAADWCPACQQMKQSVIPQLQQRGSLSRVAFAVVNPDREGPLASQLMEGNSIPQLVMYVKSDKGWTRRQLTGSQSTGDVEGFLANGLARPLATLTSR; from the coding sequence ATGTCTACCCTAATTACCGCATTGTTGAACGTCTCGTTGTTGGCTACGAGCGGTTCGACGACTTATTCAGACGCATATACGCTGGCTACCGCCGACGAAGGACGGCCGTTGGTCGTCCTCGTGGCCGCCGATTGGTGTCCGGCCTGTCAACAAATGAAACAGTCGGTGATTCCCCAATTGCAGCAGCGCGGCTCGCTGTCCAGAGTCGCCTTTGCGGTGGTGAATCCAGATCGCGAAGGCCCGCTGGCGAGCCAATTGATGGAGGGAAACTCCATCCCGCAACTGGTAATGTACGTGAAGAGCGACAAGGGGTGGACTCGTCGGCAATTGACTGGCAGCCAGAGCACCGGGGACGTGGAAGGCTTCCTGGCCAACGGCTTGGCGCGGCCGCTGGCGACCTTGACGAGCCGGTGA
- a CDS encoding glycosyltransferase family 2 protein, whose product MSMQQKVSVLIPVYNRADSIARCIESALAQTHTNLEIIVSDNASTDDTWSVVNRLAATDSRIRPFQNETNIGPTRNWICGLERCTGDYVKILFSDDWIEAHCVEALLGPMEEKPEVHLAFSAAMVHYADRDEPKHHFPDQRWFSVAEYLHDALLRGLTPVSPCCALVRRTAARFRLPIGDDAELNQIAKRFGAGPDLLFLLEAAAESSEVAHVPKFLTHFAACQSSITVNHAREVQAGYRLVRDYFAAQMADRHGLARINMRFKVRRWQRALKRALHL is encoded by the coding sequence ATGAGCATGCAACAAAAAGTTAGCGTTCTCATCCCCGTTTACAATCGCGCGGATTCAATTGCCCGTTGTATTGAAAGCGCGCTGGCCCAAACGCACACGAACCTGGAGATTATCGTCAGCGACAATGCCAGCACCGACGACACCTGGTCGGTCGTCAATCGGCTGGCGGCTACGGATTCCCGCATCCGCCCGTTTCAAAACGAGACGAATATCGGCCCGACGCGCAATTGGATTTGCGGTCTCGAGCGTTGCACCGGGGACTACGTCAAGATTCTCTTTTCAGACGATTGGATCGAAGCCCATTGCGTCGAAGCCTTATTGGGGCCGATGGAGGAAAAGCCGGAGGTCCATCTGGCCTTCAGCGCTGCGATGGTGCATTACGCCGATCGAGATGAGCCGAAGCACCATTTCCCCGACCAGCGGTGGTTCAGCGTGGCGGAGTACCTGCACGATGCGCTTCTCCGCGGACTGACCCCCGTCTCTCCCTGCTGCGCGCTGGTGCGGCGCACGGCGGCCAGGTTCCGGCTGCCGATCGGCGACGATGCGGAATTGAATCAAATCGCCAAGCGCTTTGGCGCCGGTCCTGATCTACTTTTCCTGTTGGAAGCCGCGGCCGAATCGAGCGAGGTCGCCCATGTGCCGAAGTTTCTGACGCATTTCGCCGCCTGCCAGTCCAGCATCACGGTAAATCATGCGCGCGAGGTCCAAGCGGGATACCGCCTGGTGCGAGATTACTTTGCCGCCCAAATGGCGGATCGCCACGGACTGGCACGAATCAACATGCGGTTCAAGGTTCGCCGCTGGCAGCGGGCGCTCAAGCGAGCATTGCATTTATAG
- a CDS encoding GDP-mannose 4,6-dehydratase codes for MNWLITGGCGFVGSNLADALLERGTSVALLDNLSRHGSRENLAWLRSRHGSQWPFFEIDVRDEHAVARVVRQLRPTHLAHLAGQVAMTTSLANPRLDFETNAGGTLNVLEAVRLGSPETAVYFSSTNKVYGSLDGLRHDETQTRYVLPDYPLGLDESLPLDGSSPYGCSKLCAEQYCRDYHRMFGLRTVVFRHSSMYGGRQFATYDQGWIGWFCQKALELAAGSREPIEISGSGKQVRDVLHARDLIQVYVQAAMRVDAIAGRIYNIGGGMENSLSLVELFAILRELTGAAMPLRIREWRVSDQKVFVADHRRATTDFGWMPGTDHRTGLANALDWTRELLAA; via the coding sequence ATGAACTGGCTCATCACCGGCGGCTGCGGGTTCGTCGGCAGCAATCTGGCCGACGCGTTGCTCGAACGCGGCACAAGCGTCGCTCTGCTGGACAACTTGAGCCGCCACGGGTCGCGCGAGAACCTCGCCTGGCTCCGCTCGCGGCATGGTTCACAGTGGCCGTTCTTCGAGATCGATGTCCGCGACGAGCACGCGGTCGCTCGCGTCGTTCGCCAGTTACGGCCGACCCATCTGGCACATCTCGCCGGACAGGTGGCAATGACGACGAGTCTCGCCAATCCTCGGCTCGATTTCGAGACCAACGCCGGCGGCACGCTTAATGTGCTCGAGGCCGTCCGACTCGGCTCGCCCGAAACTGCCGTCTATTTCTCCTCGACCAATAAGGTGTACGGCTCGCTCGATGGTCTCCGGCACGACGAGACGCAGACGCGCTACGTGCTTCCCGACTATCCGCTCGGTCTCGATGAATCGCTGCCGCTCGACGGCAGTTCGCCTTATGGCTGCTCGAAGCTCTGCGCGGAGCAGTATTGCCGCGACTATCACCGGATGTTCGGGCTGCGGACCGTCGTGTTCCGGCATTCGTCGATGTACGGCGGTCGGCAATTTGCCACCTACGACCAGGGCTGGATTGGCTGGTTCTGCCAGAAGGCGCTCGAACTCGCCGCGGGCTCGCGCGAACCGATCGAAATCTCCGGCAGTGGCAAGCAGGTGCGCGACGTGCTGCACGCGCGCGACCTGATCCAGGTTTACGTCCAAGCTGCTATGCGCGTCGACGCAATTGCCGGCCGGATTTACAACATCGGCGGCGGAATGGAAAACAGCTTGTCGCTGGTCGAGTTGTTCGCGATCCTCCGCGAGTTGACGGGCGCAGCGATGCCGCTGCGCATTCGCGAATGGCGAGTATCCGACCAAAAGGTGTTTGTCGCCGATCACCGCCGCGCGACGACCGATTTCGGCTGGATGCCAGGCACCGATCATCGCACCGGATTGGCCAACGCCCTCGATTGGACGCGCGAGCTTCTTGCCGCATGA
- the rfbH gene encoding lipopolysaccharide biosynthesis protein RfbH, with product MRSSNCGDAAGDCDFCTNEVGIPKAAAGAAKPGKLRGAAESETAVELRQQILDLVGQYHDAKFAARDFEPGKSPVPVAGRVFDADEMVELVDSSLDFWLTAGRFADRFEREFARWMGVRHALLCNSGSSANLLALSALTSESLGDRRLKPGDEVITAAAGFPTTVNPSIQNGLRPVFVDVELGTYNVDVGRVEEAIGPKTRAIMLAHTLGNPFDLGAVVDLAARHDLWLIEDNCDALGSTYEGRLTGTFGNLATFSFYPAHHLTMGEGGCVVTRESRLKTLVESFRDWGRACWCAPGADNTCGKRFDWQLGELPAGYDHKYIYSQIGYNLKATDMQAAVGVAQLKKLPRFVAARRRNWQLLYEQMRRWEEFLILPRPTPRSEPSWFGFPITVRPDAPFSRLELVRHLESRRIGTRQLFGGNLTRQPAYRNVPFRVVGELKNTDLAMRNTFWIGVYPGLTDAMIDFVGGAVAEFIDAARSKLRLAS from the coding sequence ATGAGAAGTTCTAACTGCGGCGACGCGGCTGGCGATTGCGATTTCTGCACGAACGAGGTTGGTATACCAAAAGCCGCCGCCGGTGCCGCGAAACCGGGCAAACTGCGCGGCGCCGCCGAATCGGAAACCGCCGTGGAGCTGCGCCAACAGATCCTTGATTTGGTCGGCCAGTATCACGACGCGAAGTTTGCCGCGCGCGACTTCGAGCCCGGCAAATCACCCGTGCCGGTGGCTGGGCGGGTGTTCGACGCCGATGAGATGGTCGAATTGGTCGATTCATCTCTCGATTTCTGGTTGACGGCCGGACGGTTCGCCGATCGATTCGAGCGCGAGTTCGCCCGCTGGATGGGCGTTCGCCACGCGCTGCTGTGCAATTCCGGTTCGTCGGCCAATTTGCTGGCCCTTTCGGCGCTCACTTCAGAAAGTCTTGGCGACAGGCGGCTCAAACCGGGCGACGAAGTGATCACCGCCGCCGCGGGATTTCCGACGACCGTGAATCCGTCGATCCAAAATGGCCTGCGTCCCGTGTTCGTCGATGTCGAATTGGGCACTTACAACGTCGACGTCGGCCGCGTCGAGGAAGCGATCGGCCCAAAGACGCGGGCCATCATGCTGGCCCATACACTCGGCAATCCGTTCGATCTGGGCGCCGTCGTCGATCTCGCGGCGCGGCACGACCTATGGCTCATCGAAGACAATTGCGATGCGCTCGGCTCGACCTATGAGGGGCGGCTGACCGGCACGTTCGGCAATCTGGCCACGTTCAGCTTCTATCCGGCCCATCATCTTACGATGGGCGAGGGCGGTTGCGTCGTGACCCGCGAATCGCGACTCAAGACGCTCGTCGAGTCGTTCCGCGACTGGGGCCGGGCCTGCTGGTGCGCACCAGGCGCCGACAACACCTGCGGCAAGCGCTTCGACTGGCAGCTTGGCGAGTTGCCCGCCGGATACGACCACAAATACATCTATTCCCAGATCGGCTACAATCTCAAGGCGACCGACATGCAGGCGGCGGTCGGCGTAGCGCAGCTCAAGAAGCTGCCGCGATTCGTCGCCGCCCGCCGGCGCAACTGGCAACTTCTTTATGAGCAGATGCGACGGTGGGAAGAATTCCTGATCCTGCCCCGGCCGACGCCTCGGAGCGAGCCGAGCTGGTTTGGATTCCCGATCACGGTTCGGCCGGATGCGCCCTTCTCGCGGCTCGAACTGGTGCGTCATCTCGAATCGCGGCGGATCGGCACGCGCCAGCTCTTCGGGGGCAATCTGACTCGTCAGCCCGCCTATCGAAATGTCCCGTTCCGAGTGGTCGGCGAGCTGAAAAACACCGACTTGGCAATGCGCAACACGTTTTGGATCGGCGTCTATCCGGGGTTGACGGACGCCATGATCGATTTCGTCGGCGGCGCGGTTGCGGAATTCATCGACGCGGCGCGCTCGAAACTGAGGTTGGCCTCATGA
- a CDS encoding NAD(P)-dependent oxidoreductase, with protein MSWHEEFGDAFRGERVLVSGATGFIGRPLCEALLSLGADVHGVARCAEHGVTGVVPWSIDLREAPQVDAVCAQIRPSFIFHLAAQVTARQERELIRPMLEHNLLGSVNLLTAVMQQRCRRFVFVGSGEEPAGEMRMAVPSSPYTAAKTAASLYARMFQQVYQLPVTIVRPFLTYGPRQEPTKLIPYTIRKLLRGESPQLASANRLCDFIHVTDIVRGMLWAAVQAGIEGETFDLGTGEVVSIRAAVEMVARIIGAAAPVQFSPSPDRANEPPLIANLESSRRLLGWEPRWTLEAGLRATIDWYVGQHETSQATRRCA; from the coding sequence ATGTCGTGGCACGAAGAATTTGGCGATGCTTTCCGCGGCGAGCGGGTCCTCGTCAGTGGCGCGACCGGATTCATCGGTCGTCCGCTGTGCGAAGCGCTCTTGTCGCTGGGGGCCGACGTGCATGGGGTGGCCCGCTGCGCCGAGCATGGAGTCACGGGCGTCGTGCCCTGGAGCATTGATCTCCGCGAAGCGCCGCAGGTGGATGCCGTTTGCGCGCAAATCCGGCCGAGCTTCATCTTTCATCTCGCGGCACAAGTTACCGCCCGGCAGGAACGGGAATTGATTCGTCCCATGCTCGAGCACAATCTGCTCGGCTCGGTGAACCTGTTGACGGCCGTCATGCAGCAGAGGTGCCGGCGGTTCGTGTTCGTAGGCAGCGGCGAAGAGCCGGCGGGTGAGATGCGAATGGCGGTGCCGTCGTCGCCGTATACCGCCGCGAAGACCGCCGCCTCGCTGTATGCCCGCATGTTTCAACAGGTCTACCAACTGCCCGTCACGATCGTGCGGCCGTTTCTCACTTACGGGCCGCGCCAGGAACCGACCAAACTGATCCCCTACACGATCCGTAAGCTGCTCCGCGGCGAATCGCCGCAACTTGCAAGCGCCAATCGGCTCTGCGACTTCATCCACGTCACCGATATTGTGCGCGGCATGTTATGGGCCGCCGTGCAGGCGGGCATCGAGGGAGAAACTTTCGACCTTGGAACCGGTGAAGTCGTGAGCATTCGGGCCGCGGTCGAAATGGTGGCGCGAATCATCGGCGCCGCGGCGCCCGTGCAGTTCTCTCCGTCGCCGGACCGAGCCAACGAACCTCCGCTAATCGCAAATCTGGAATCGTCGCGGCGGCTGCTCGGCTGGGAGCCCCGTTGGACATTGGAGGCCGGCCTGCGCGCCACGATCGATTGGTATGTCGGGCAGCACGAGACGTCGCAAGCAACGAGGCGGTGCGCGTGA
- a CDS encoding glycosyltransferase family 2 protein codes for MEPLVSVLIPTYNRSQMLRRALGSVLTQSYPKLEVLVSDNHSTDNTHATIAEFVRCDPRVRHLQSPPGNTSAMLNIRNALTAATGKYAVVLADDDFFLDYRYIEEGVGILESRRVGLLVCDCVLGRPQREVTSLALDTVTPGRVFFLNYWRGKYSIPVISNLFDVKMARRCNPWNDPAILYADVELWLKMMTLTDVAYYGYPAVFYHFHGQNIVSRITLAMHRQNIRFIENAAQFAAPILGQPAILEWKKDMFVEYWQLLLKEGKWPGLKDLACFRAALGLEHDRLGSRRWLRLLEYMRRHYVRAAGVTLQRGKPSPTPASEDLQPSGF; via the coding sequence ATGGAACCTCTCGTCAGCGTCCTGATCCCGACCTACAACCGTAGCCAGATGCTGCGCCGCGCGCTCGGATCCGTGCTGACGCAATCGTATCCTAAGCTCGAAGTCTTGGTCTCGGATAACCATTCGACCGATAACACACACGCGACGATTGCCGAGTTTGTCCGCTGCGATCCGCGGGTCCGCCACTTGCAAAGCCCGCCCGGCAATACTTCGGCGATGCTGAACATCCGCAACGCGCTGACGGCGGCGACGGGAAAATACGCGGTCGTGCTGGCCGACGACGATTTCTTCCTCGATTACCGGTACATCGAGGAGGGCGTCGGAATCCTCGAATCGCGGCGCGTGGGTCTGCTTGTTTGCGATTGCGTGCTGGGCCGGCCGCAACGCGAGGTCACTTCGCTGGCTCTCGACACCGTAACTCCTGGGCGGGTCTTTTTTTTGAACTATTGGCGCGGCAAATACTCCATTCCGGTGATCAGCAATCTGTTCGACGTGAAAATGGCCCGCCGCTGCAATCCGTGGAACGATCCGGCGATTCTCTATGCCGACGTCGAACTCTGGCTGAAGATGATGACGCTCACCGACGTGGCCTATTACGGCTATCCGGCGGTGTTCTATCATTTCCACGGCCAGAACATCGTTTCGCGAATCACGCTGGCGATGCACAGGCAAAACATCCGCTTCATCGAGAATGCGGCGCAATTCGCCGCGCCCATCTTGGGCCAGCCGGCCATCCTGGAATGGAAGAAAGACATGTTCGTGGAATATTGGCAACTGCTCTTGAAGGAAGGGAAGTGGCCGGGGCTGAAGGACCTTGCCTGTTTCCGCGCCGCGCTGGGGCTCGAGCACGATCGGCTCGGAAGCCGCCGCTGGCTGCGGTTGCTCGAATACATGCGGCGGCATTATGTGCGAGCGGCCGGCGTTACGCTGCAGCGCGGCAAGCCGAGCCCCACTCCCGCCAGTGAGGACCTTCAGCCGAGCGGCTTTTGA
- the rfbG gene encoding CDP-glucose 4,6-dehydratase, whose protein sequence is MDASFWIGRKVFITGHTGFKGSWLALWLQQLGASVVGFALDPPTAPSLFAAARVADGMIDLRGDVRDLGLLRSAIAAHQPEIVFHLAAQPLVRQSYAQPVETFAANVMGTAHLLEAVRQTKSVRAVVAVTSDKCYENKEWLWGYREEEPMGGHDPYSASKGCAELVAAAYRRSYFAATECRAGIATARAGNVIGGGDWALDRVLPDAVRALAQGQPFVSRRPTSVRPWQHVLEPLRGYVTLAERLHSEPREYGEAWNFGPRDEDAVPVAELLDRFVGHWGSGSWHAEPTLNGPHEAKLLRLDSAKAHHRLGWHLALELDEAIELTADWYRRAGNGARSIDVRELTCQQIQHYEMKAGTRPADRIRPPSTERERQAA, encoded by the coding sequence ATGGACGCCTCCTTCTGGATCGGTCGCAAGGTATTCATCACCGGTCATACGGGCTTCAAGGGAAGTTGGCTCGCGCTCTGGCTGCAGCAATTGGGCGCCAGCGTGGTCGGATTCGCCCTGGACCCGCCCACGGCGCCGAGCTTGTTCGCGGCGGCCCGGGTCGCAGACGGCATGATCGATCTGCGCGGCGACGTGCGCGATCTGGGACTGCTGCGATCGGCCATCGCGGCGCATCAGCCGGAGATCGTCTTCCATTTGGCGGCGCAGCCGTTGGTGCGCCAGTCGTACGCCCAGCCGGTCGAGACCTTTGCCGCCAACGTGATGGGGACAGCTCATCTGCTTGAGGCCGTGCGTCAAACCAAATCGGTGCGTGCCGTGGTGGCCGTCACCAGCGACAAGTGCTATGAAAACAAAGAATGGCTCTGGGGCTACCGCGAAGAAGAGCCGATGGGAGGCCACGATCCTTATAGTGCCAGCAAAGGCTGCGCGGAATTGGTCGCGGCGGCTTATCGTCGCTCGTACTTTGCCGCGACGGAATGCCGCGCCGGCATCGCAACCGCACGGGCCGGCAATGTGATCGGCGGCGGCGATTGGGCCCTGGATCGCGTGCTGCCCGACGCCGTGCGCGCGTTGGCGCAGGGCCAGCCATTCGTGTCACGGCGACCGACGTCGGTTCGTCCCTGGCAACATGTGCTCGAACCGCTTCGTGGATATGTAACGCTCGCCGAGCGCCTGCACTCCGAGCCGCGCGAATATGGCGAGGCCTGGAATTTCGGACCACGGGATGAGGATGCTGTGCCGGTCGCCGAACTGCTCGATCGATTCGTCGGTCACTGGGGGAGCGGAAGCTGGCACGCCGAGCCGACGCTAAACGGCCCCCACGAGGCAAAGCTGCTGCGGCTCGACTCGGCGAAGGCTCACCATCGGCTGGGCTGGCACTTGGCGCTAGAACTCGACGAGGCGATTGAACTGACGGCCGATTGGTATCGCCGGGCTGGCAATGGTGCACGGTCGATCGACGTCCGTGAATTGACTTGCCAGCAAATCCAACATTACGAAATGAAAGCGGGCACTCGACCCGCGGATCGCATTCGCCCGCCAAGCACCGAGCGAGAACGGCAAGCGGCGTGA
- the rfbF gene encoding glucose-1-phosphate cytidylyltransferase has product MKVAILAGGLGTRLQEETGLKPKPMVEIGGQPVLWHIMNLYARFGHSEFVVALGYKGEVIKRYFLDYHNVRNSLTIDLANGRVEPHEDEREDWLVHLIDTGPSTDTGGRVKRLRRWLGNETFMLTYGDGLADLDINKLLAFHRSHGKLATVTAVRPPARFGGLSFFGDVVTRFDEKPQIGEGWINGGFFVLEPGVLDYIDGDRIVFEREPLEALSRDGQLVAYRHQGFWQCMDTLRDVRLLERLWEEGTAPWKSLAAAHKSAA; this is encoded by the coding sequence ATGAAGGTTGCAATTCTGGCGGGCGGACTGGGCACGCGTTTGCAGGAAGAAACCGGCCTGAAGCCCAAGCCGATGGTCGAGATCGGCGGGCAGCCAGTCCTCTGGCACATCATGAACCTCTATGCCCGCTTCGGCCACAGCGAGTTCGTCGTCGCCCTGGGTTACAAAGGAGAGGTGATCAAGCGCTACTTCCTCGACTACCACAATGTGCGCAACAGCCTGACGATCGACTTAGCGAATGGCCGGGTCGAGCCGCATGAGGACGAGCGCGAGGATTGGCTCGTGCATCTAATCGACACCGGGCCTTCGACCGACACGGGAGGCCGCGTGAAGCGCTTGCGGCGCTGGCTGGGCAACGAAACGTTCATGCTCACCTACGGCGACGGCCTGGCCGACTTGGATATCAACAAACTGCTTGCCTTCCATCGTAGCCACGGGAAATTGGCGACGGTGACGGCCGTCCGGCCACCGGCCCGCTTCGGCGGCCTGAGTTTCTTTGGCGACGTGGTCACGCGATTCGACGAGAAGCCGCAGATCGGCGAAGGTTGGATCAACGGCGGCTTCTTCGTGCTCGAGCCGGGAGTGCTCGACTACATCGACGGCGATCGAATCGTGTTCGAGCGCGAGCCGCTGGAAGCTCTTTCGCGCGACGGGCAGTTGGTCGCCTACCGGCATCAGGGATTCTGGCAATGCATGGACACGCTCCGCGACGTGCGGCTCTTGGAGCGGCTTTGGGAGGAAGGAACCGCGCCGTGGAAATCGCTTGCCGCGGCGCACAAATCGGCGGCGTGA
- a CDS encoding glycosyltransferase, giving the protein MSLAPFTDRDSDSPAATLPHEPLRVMFLNTSLEVGGAETLLVNLVRRIDRTRFAPEVCCLKTKGELGELLGAEVPVFSDLLRNKFDPRILGRLKRLFRDRRIDAAVTVGAGDKMFWGRLAAWRAGVPVIASALHSTGWPDGIGRLNRWLTPLTDMFIAVAAPHGRHLVEREGFPESKVCVIPNGVDINRFRARPSDPRLRRQLGVPASAPLAGILAALRPEKNHEMFLQVAAGVRRQIPSANFLVIGDGPEREKLERIAAELKIAGAVHFLGTRTDVPELLNLLDVLLLTSRNEANPVSILEALACGKPVVATRVGSVPESVLDEQVGYLVEPESVDAMTRRVVELFRDQSLAQALGAAGRQHVVDHWSLDRMVAGYEELLTRLHDQKTARHAKSWKPVAPV; this is encoded by the coding sequence ATGTCGTTAGCGCCGTTCACTGACCGCGATTCAGACTCACCGGCAGCGACGTTGCCGCACGAACCGCTGCGCGTCATGTTTCTGAACACTTCGCTTGAGGTCGGCGGCGCGGAAACGTTGTTGGTGAATCTCGTCCGCCGGATCGATCGCACCCGCTTCGCCCCGGAGGTTTGCTGCCTGAAGACAAAGGGTGAATTGGGCGAACTGCTTGGCGCCGAAGTGCCGGTCTTCTCCGATTTGCTCCGGAACAAATTCGATCCGCGGATTCTAGGCCGCTTGAAGCGACTGTTCCGCGATCGGCGGATCGACGCCGCCGTGACCGTGGGCGCCGGGGATAAGATGTTTTGGGGCCGCTTGGCCGCGTGGCGAGCGGGCGTCCCAGTGATCGCCTCGGCACTCCACTCGACCGGCTGGCCAGACGGCATCGGCCGCTTGAACCGTTGGCTCACGCCGCTGACCGACATGTTCATCGCCGTCGCAGCGCCCCATGGCCGGCATCTGGTCGAGCGCGAAGGATTCCCTGAATCAAAGGTGTGCGTGATTCCAAACGGCGTCGATATCAACCGCTTTCGCGCCCGGCCGTCCGACCCGCGATTGCGGCGGCAACTTGGCGTGCCGGCCAGTGCCCCGCTTGCCGGAATTCTCGCAGCGTTGCGGCCGGAGAAAAACCACGAGATGTTCTTGCAGGTCGCCGCCGGCGTCCGCCGCCAGATTCCGTCCGCCAATTTCCTCGTCATCGGCGACGGGCCGGAGCGGGAAAAGCTCGAGCGAATTGCCGCTGAATTAAAGATTGCCGGCGCCGTGCATTTCCTTGGCACCCGGACGGACGTGCCCGAGCTGCTGAATCTCCTCGACGTGCTATTACTAACATCGCGGAACGAGGCGAATCCCGTGTCGATCCTGGAAGCACTGGCCTGCGGCAAGCCGGTCGTCGCCACGCGCGTTGGCTCGGTGCCGGAATCAGTGCTCGACGAGCAGGTCGGGTATCTGGTTGAGCCGGAAAGCGTGGATGCAATGACCCGCCGCGTCGTCGAGCTGTTCCGCGATCAGAGTCTGGCCCAAGCGCTCGGCGCCGCCGGCCGGCAACACGTCGTCGATCATTGGTCGCTCGATCGGATGGTCGCCGGCTATGAAGAGCTGCTCACGCGCTTGCACGACCAAAAAACGGCCCGACATGCCAAGTCGTGGAAACCGGTCGCCCCAGTCTAA
- a CDS encoding lipopolysaccharide biosynthesis protein, protein MNPTILEAPDESAAADCSPIRRGGLPPPAPIDQVETADAELPTIGGEIGASESNAAARGLRTDSLAASVAILLVLSIVQRLIGFARQILVCRWLEPNQLGEWDICFKFLMLGAPLAVMGLPGSFGRYLEYYRRRGHLKTFLRRTAAVCTILACLATIAIGALRHWVSELVFATPDQTEMVLLLAVCLIALAAYNFLTDMLTALRMVRVTSIVQFASGLLFAVFSIALLLGWRQNAAAIVVAYAGSCAVALVVTLVWLRGTWRSIADSAEPLPHRQLWSKLVPFAAWLWSVNLLYNLVGVVDRYMMMHFAPTSDPLTLVGHYHSSQVVPMLMVSMCGLIGGIIMPHLSHDWETGRTTDVATKLNLTIKLLGLAMLAGSVATLFGAPLLFGVAFHGKYEGGFEILPWTLIYCVWMALIPLAQMYLWCAERPTLASLALAGSLVVNVALCFFLLPRFGLHGVVWATAAANLFALACIYRFNQWLGLRLDAGVWLITLLPLALAAGPWFSLATLVAVAIGVFLTDRVLNYSEKQLLTAVWRERASARRAGGCIAADSDRIGEKRCR, encoded by the coding sequence GTGAATCCAACGATCCTCGAAGCGCCGGACGAGTCGGCCGCGGCGGACTGCTCGCCGATCCGCCGCGGCGGACTGCCGCCGCCCGCTCCAATCGATCAGGTTGAAACGGCCGACGCCGAACTGCCGACCATCGGAGGCGAAATCGGCGCGAGCGAGTCGAACGCCGCCGCGCGGGGCCTGCGCACCGATTCGCTAGCCGCCAGCGTCGCCATTCTGCTCGTGTTGTCGATCGTCCAGAGGCTGATCGGGTTTGCCCGCCAGATTCTTGTCTGCCGCTGGCTCGAGCCGAATCAACTCGGCGAGTGGGACATCTGCTTCAAGTTTTTGATGCTCGGAGCGCCGTTGGCCGTGATGGGATTGCCCGGCTCGTTCGGGCGGTATCTCGAATACTACCGGCGTCGCGGGCATCTCAAGACGTTCCTGCGCCGCACGGCCGCGGTCTGCACCATTTTGGCCTGCCTTGCAACCATTGCAATCGGCGCCTTGCGGCACTGGGTCTCCGAGTTGGTCTTCGCTACTCCCGATCAGACGGAGATGGTCCTGCTGCTGGCGGTGTGCCTGATAGCGCTCGCGGCCTACAACTTTCTCACCGACATGCTCACCGCATTGCGGATGGTGCGGGTGACGAGCATCGTCCAGTTTGCCAGCGGGCTGCTATTTGCAGTCTTTTCGATTGCGCTGCTGCTCGGCTGGCGGCAGAATGCGGCGGCGATCGTGGTCGCCTACGCTGGATCCTGCGCGGTGGCGCTCGTCGTGACGCTCGTCTGGCTTCGAGGCACATGGCGCTCGATCGCCGATTCGGCCGAGCCGCTGCCGCATCGGCAACTTTGGTCGAAGTTGGTGCCGTTTGCCGCGTGGCTTTGGTCCGTGAACCTGCTTTACAACCTCGTGGGCGTCGTCGATCGCTACATGATGATGCACTTCGCTCCCACTAGCGATCCGCTCACGCTTGTCGGCCACTACCACAGCTCGCAGGTCGTGCCGATGCTGATGGTTTCGATGTGCGGCCTGATCGGCGGAATCATCATGCCGCACCTGAGCCACGATTGGGAAACCGGCCGGACCACCGACGTCGCGACCAAGCTCAACCTGACGATCAAGCTGTTGGGCCTGGCGATGCTTGCCGGCTCGGTCGCGACGCTCTTTGGAGCGCCGCTGCTGTTCGGCGTGGCCTTTCACGGGAAATACGAGGGTGGGTTCGAAATCCTACCTTGGACGCTCATCTATTGCGTTTGGATGGCGCTGATTCCGCTTGCCCAGATGTACCTCTGGTGCGCCGAGCGGCCGACGCTGGCCAGCCTGGCGCTGGCCGGCAGCCTGGTGGTGAACGTCGCCCTTTGCTTCTTCTTGCTGCCGCGGTTCGGCTTGCACGGCGTCGTGTGGGCGACCGCTGCGGCGAATTTGTTCGCCCTGGCCTGCATCTACCGCTTCAATCAATGGCTGGGCCTGCGGCTGGATGCCGGTGTCTGGCTGATCACATTGCTGCCGCTCGCGTTGGCCGCCGGGCCTTGGTTTTCGCTGGCGACTCTGGTCGCGGTCGCGATTGGAGTTTTCTTGACCGACCGCGTGCTCAATTATAGCGAGAAACAACTCTTGACCGCGGTTTGGCGAGAGCGCGCCAGCGCCAGACGAGCCGGTGGATGTATTGCAGCGGATTCTGATCGAATTGGAGAGAAACGATGTCGTTAG